GGGCAAGGCGGTGGTGCTCGGCCTCGTCACCTCGAAAAGCGGCGTGCTGGAGAAGAAGGACGATATCCGCCGCCGGATCGAGGAGGCCTCGCGCCACGCGCCGATCGAGCAGCTCTGCCTCTCCGCCCAGTGCGGCTTCGCCTCCACCGAGGAAGGCAACGTGCTGGCCGAGGACGAGCAGTGGAGGAAGCTCGAGATGATCGTCGATATCGCCCGCGATACCTGGGAATGAGCGGGATCAGATAGGATCGGCACCAAGCTCGGTCGTGGTTCGAGGCTCGCCTGCGGCTCGCACCTCACCATGAGGATGGTGGGGTATGGCACGAGAGGGCTCATGAAACCGATCGCGCAGTGAGCATCCTCGCACCGGCGCTGATGCCGTTCCTTCCCTCCCTCATGGTGAGGTGCCCGCGCCCCTGCGCGGGCCTCGAACCACCGCAGACCCGGATGCAGCGGCTCGCCGACCTCAGGCCGCCGCGGCCGCCTTTGCCGCGGCCAGGACGGCCATGCGGCGCGCCACCACGGGCGGCTCGGCTTCCGAGACGAGCGGCGCGGCGGCAGGCAGCGTCTCGACATGATGACAGGCGACCGTCGCGCCGTCGGGGAAGGTGCGTGGCGCCGGCGCCTCTGTCTTGCAGCGATCGGTGGCGAACTGGCAGCGCGGATGGAAGGTGCAGCCGGGCGGCGGCTTGACCGGGCTCGGCACGTCGCCGGACAGGAGCACGCGTTCCTCGCGCGCTCCCGGCCGGGGCACCGGGGCTGCAGCCAGCAGGGCGCGGGTATAGGGGTGCTTCGGCGCCGAATAGAGCACAGACTTGTCGGCGATCTCGACGATGCGGCCGAGATACATGACGGCGACGCGATCGGCGATGTGGCGGACCACGGCGAGGTCGTGAGCGATGAACAGGTAGCTCATGCCGAAGCGCGCCTGCAGGTCCTGCAGGAGATTGACCACCTGCGCCTGGATCGACACGTCGAGCGCCGAGACCGGCTCGTCGCAGACGATGAGATCGGGCCGCGTGGCGAGCGCCCGGGCAACGCCGATGCGCTGGCGCTGGCCGCCGGAGAATTCATGCGGGAAGCGCTCGGAATAGGCCGCGGCGAGGCCGACGATGGCGAGCAGCTCCTTCACCTTGGCCTCGACATTCGCCTTGTCGGCAAGGCCGTGCAGCAGGAGCGGCTCGGCGAGAATGTCGCCGATGGTCATGCGCGGATTGAGCGAGGCGAAAGGATCCTGAAAGACGATCTGCATGCGCCGGCGCAGCGTCCTCAGCTCCTGCTTCGACAGGCCGGCGATCTCGACGCCGTCGATGGCGACGCGCCCGCCCGTCGGCTCCAGCAGGCGCAGCACCAGCCGCCCGGTGGTCGACTTGCCGCAGCCGGACTCGCCGACGAGCGCCAGCGTCTCGCCGCGCCTCAGCGTGAACGATACGCCGTCGACCGCCTTCACCACGCCGGTCCCGCGCGACAGGAAGCCGCCGCCCACCGGAAAGTGCTTGGCGAGGTTCTCGACGACCAGAAGCGGAGCGCCGGCTTGCTCGGGACCATTCATGCCGCGACCTCATCGATGGGAGCTTTCCAGCAGGCGACCTGATGGCCGGGCCGAATGTCGCGCAGCGGCGGCATCTCGCTCAGGCAGCGGTCGCTCGCCAGCGTGCAGCGCGGCGCGAACCGGCAGCCCGTGGGCATGGTCTCCGGCGTCGGCACCATGCCTTCGATGGTCTGCAGCCGCTCCTGGTCGGCATCGAGCCGCGGCACCGAGGCGAGCAGGCCGAGCGTATAGGGATGCTGGGCATCGTCGAACAGCGCCGCGACCGACGCCCGTTCGACCACCTTGCCGGCATACATGACCACCACGTCGTCGGCCATTTCGGCGACCACCCCGAGATCGTGCGTGATCAGGATGATCGCCGTGCCGAGCCGGCTCTTCAGATCGCGCATCAGGTCGAGCACCTGGGCCTGGATGGTGACGTCCAGCGCGGTGGTCGGCTCGTCGGCGATCAGCACCTGCGGCTCGCAGGCGAGCGCGATGGCGATCATCACGCGCTGGCGCATGCCGCCGGACATTTCGTGCGGATAGGCGTCGACCCGCGTCTCCGGGCTCGGGATGCGGACGAGCCTGAGCATCTCGATCGCCCGCTCGCGCGCAGCCCGCGCCGACAGGCCGCGGTGCTTGACCAGGCCCTCGACGATCTGGTCGCCGACCCGGTAGACCGGGTTCAGCGACGTCATCGGCTCCTGGAAGATCATGGCGATCCTGGCGCCGCGGATTTCCTCGAGCTCGGCCCGCGTCTTGGTGAGCAGGTCCTGGCCCTCGAACAGGATCTCGCCGCCGGCCTTGATGCCCGGCGGCTCGGGCACGAGGCCCATGATGGAGAGCGAGGTGACGCTCTTGCCGCAGCCGGACTCGCCGACCACGGCGAGCGTCCGGCCGCGCGCGACCTGGAAGCTCACCCCGTCGACGGCGCGGAAGAAGCCGCGCTCGGTCTTGAAATGCGTCTTGAGATCGCGGACGTCGAGCACGACGTCCGCAGCCGTCACCGTTTCGTCAGGCACCAGTTCAAGCTCCCTTGCCGGCCGGGAACATCAGCGGCGAGATGGTCAGATGGTCGCGCTTGGCCCAGTCCAGCGTCTTAACGCCGATCTCGGCCTGGCGCTGGGCCTGTTCGAGCCGCGCCGCCGCCGCCGGATAGTCCATGGTCAGCACCCGGCCCTCGTCGACCACCTTGTGGCCGTCGACGAAGACGGTGCGGATGGCGCGCTCGGCCGCCGCATAGACCATGGAGCGGACGGGATCACGCACCGGCCGCATGGCCGGATGGGTGACATCGACCAGGACGATGTCGGCCTTGGCGCCGACGGCGATGCGGCCGATGTCGGACCGGCCGAGCGCCTTGGCGCCGCCGAGCGTCGCGGCATTGAACACGTCGGCGGTGCGCACGTCGTAGCAGTCCTCGCCGACCACCCGCGACATGATCGCGACGTGGCGCATCTCCTCGATCATGTTGTGCGGATAGGTGTCGGTGCCAACAGCCATGTTGATGCCGCGCCGGACATATTCGCCGAAGGTCTGCAGCGTGATGCCGCGGCGCTGGAACACCGTCGGGCAGTGCGCCACCGTCGTGTCGGTGTCGACGAGGTCCTGCAGGTCGTCGCGGCGCGGCCAGTGCGCCGAGGTGTGATGGTCGAGGAAGATGCTGTGGCCGATCAGGGTGCGGTCGGACAGCACGCCGAGCGAGCCGAGCCATTCGATCGGGGTCATGCCGTGGCGGCGGGTCATCTCGTGGAACTCGACGACCGACTGGGCGGCGTGGATCTGGAACGGCAGGTTGCGGCGCTTGGCCTCCTCGAAGCTCGCCTGGATCAGCTCCGGCGTGCAGGTGTCGATCTGGCTCGGCGAGACCATGCCGGACATGCGGCCCGAGGGATGCTTCACCGCGGCATCGAGCACCGCCATGGCGGCGGCCATCGGCTTGGCGCCGCCGTCCTTGTCCCATTCATATTCGACGATGTGGCCGTTGCGGGTGAACCAGCGGCCCGAGCGGTACATGGGCGAGAGCACGCCGCGCAGGCCCGAGGCCGCGAAATGATCGAGCCAGCCGTCCCAGGCGACCGACATGTCGACAAGGGTGGTGACGCCCGACATGAGGAGCTCGGAATAGGCCACCGTCGCGGAGGCCGGGATCGCCTCAGGGTCGGGCGCGCCGCCGGCATCGGCCCGGAACAGCGGCATGAATTCGTAGAGCGAGGACTGGTAGAGCTTCTCCGAGCCGAGCTCGTCGTTCCAGCCCTTGGTCATCGGCTCGGAAGCCGGATGCGAATGGACGTTGACGAGGCCGGGCATGACGAGCAGGCCCGATCCGTCGATCGTGGTCGCCGCCTGGCCGGCAAAACCCGGCCCGACATGGACGATCTTGTCGCCGTCGAAGGCGACATCCGCGTCACGCAGATAGGTGTGCTTCTCGCCATCATAGGCGACGACCCAGGCGGCCGATTTGACCAGCGTGACGGGCATGGCGTTTCTCTCTCTTCCTGTCGTTATGCCGGCGGGCATCGCGGATGACCGTCGGCTCCATCTCGCAAATTGCCGCACTCGCTCTGCAATTTGCGCGGCCTTCGGCGGCCCGACGCGCCAGCGTCTTGGGTCGCTCGCATGCAAATCGGCGCCCCGCCCCTGCGGGGCGCCGTTGTCGCGTCAGCGCACGAAGCGCAGGTCGAGGCCCTTGTAGAAGCCCGAACCGTAGATGTTGTGGGCCCGGAACGGCGCCAGCCGGTTGGAAGCCGCGATCTTCATCGGCTCGTGGTAGAGCGGGATCCACACCGCCGCCTCGTGCACCTGGCGCAGCACCTGGCTGTAGGCCGCGGCGCGATCGGCCTCTGAGACGGCCGCAGAACCGGCCAGCAGCAGCCGATCGGTATCGGCATTGCGCCAGTTCATCCGGTTCGGCGTCGGGATGTTCGAGGAGCGGAAATAGAGGTTCAGCGCGTCGCCCGCGGTGATGTAGGGGTAGGACATGCCGAACAGGTCGAATTCCTGCGTCGCCATCTTGCCCCAGGCAACCGTCGCATCGAACAGCTGGATGCGCAGGTCGACGCCGATCTTGCGCAGGTCGCCCTGCACGGTCTCCATCAGCTTCTGCCAGGTCGAGCCGGTGAAGCCGTAGACGACCGGCGACAGGCGCTGGCCGTTCTTGGTGCGGAAACCATCGGAGCCGCGAACCCAGCCGGCGGCGTCGAGGATCCGGTTCGCCTCATCCACATTGGTGCGGATCAGGATGGAATCGTTGCGCTTGTCCCAGTCGGTCGCGGCCTGGTGGATGTAGGAATAGGCCGGCTCGGTCTCGCCGAAATTGAGATCGCGCGAGATCGCCTCCTGGTCGACCGCCATGACGATGGCGCGGCGCACGGCCGGATCGTCCATGCCGGGCTTGTCGACCTTGAAGCCGATGAACGCGGTCCAGAAGGCAGCCGGGTTCTCGACCACGCGCAGGTTGCGGTTGGCGCGGATCTGGGCGAGGCCCGAATAGGGGATGTACTGGGTCGCCTGGGTCTGGCCGGTCAGCACGGCGGCAAGGCGCGTATTCTCCTCCGGCACGATGCGCCAGACGATCTCCTGGATATGCGCCGGGCCGCGGTTCTCATAGATCGGCGGGCCCCAGCGATAGGCGTCGTGGCGGCGCATGCGCAGGTCGTTGCGCGGGCGCCAGTCGACCCAGCAATAGGGACCGGTGCCGTTGAAGCCGCGCACGCCGTAATCATTGCCGAGCGCCTCGACATTGGCCTTGTCGATGACCACGGCGAAGCTCTGGGTGAGCTGGTAGAGCAGCTCGGAGAACGGTGCCTTCAGGCGATATTCGACGGTCGTGTCGTCGATGGCGACGACGTCCTCGACAGGGCCCGCGCGCCAGCTCACCGGCGAGCGCGTCGCCGGATCGATCCAGCGCTTGATCGAATAGACGACGTCGGCGGCGGTCATCTTCTTGCCGTCGCAGAACTGCACGTCGTTCCGCAGCTTGAAGGTATAGACCTTGCCGTCGGCCGAGACGGTCCAGCTCTCGGCGAGGCCCGGCTTGATGGTGACCATGTCGTGGTCGAGCGAGACCAGCGTGTCGGCCAGCATGAACAGCACCTCGGAGGCCGAGCGCGCCGTCGAGCGATGCGGATCGTAGCGGTCGCTGTCGACCTCGCGCACGATGGTCAGCGTGTTCTGCTGCGCGACCGCGGGGGCCGCAACCGTCAGCGCGCCGGCCAAGGCCGTTGCCCATAGGGCCATGCTTCGGATGGTCATCCTCATTTCTCCTCTGAAACCTTGAGGTTGGGCTCGGGCCGGTCAGCCGTTCCGCAGCCGCGGATCAAGCAGGTCGCGCAATGCATCGCCGAGCACGTTGGCGCACAGCACCATGATGACGATCACGAGGCTCGGAATGACTGCGATATGCGGTGCGAGGAACAGTTCGTTGCGCCCGGCGGAAGCCATGGTGCCGAGCTCGGCGACCGGCGGCTGGGCGCCGAGGCCGAGGAAGGACAGGGCCGATCCGAGCAGGATCACCTGGCCGAAGCGCAGGGTGAGATAGACGAAGACCGACGAGACGCAGTTGAGCGCGAGGTAGCGGATCAGGATCGTCGTGTCGGACAGGCCGATCGACCGGCCCGCTTCGATGAAGTCCTGGCCCATCACGACCAGCGCGGAGCCGCGGGTGACGCGGGTCACGGTCGGAATGGTGGCGACCGAGAGGGCCACGATGACCGCGGTCATGCCCGGGCCGACCGCCGCCGCGAAGGCGAGGCCGAGCAGGATCGCCGGGAACGACAGGAGCACGTCGGAGAGCTGCATCAGCCAGCCGTCGAGCTTCTTGTAGTAGGCGGCGAGGAGGCCGACGACGAGGCCGATGCCGCCGCCGATGATGGTGGAGGCAAGCCCCATCAGCAGCGTCGCCTGGGTGCCGTAGAGCAGGCGCGACAGCATGCAGCGGCCGAGCCCGTCGGTGCCGAGGACGTATTTCCACTGGCCGCGCGCTTCCCAGACCGGCGGCAGCATGCGCAGGCGCGTATTGGTCAGATAGGGATCGTTGGGCACGAGCCAGGGCGCGAACAGAGCGGCCAGCACGATGAGCGCCAGGATGATGGCGGCGGCGAGCGCCAGGCGGTCGCGGAACAGCCGGCGCAGCGCCGACGTGCGGCGTGGAGCGGACGCGATGGTGGGGTTCACGGCGGTCATCGCTTGCCAACCCGCGGATCGAGGACGCCGTAGAGCAGGTCGACGGCAAGATTGATGACGATGAAGGAGATCGCCAGAACGAGGATCGAGCCCTGCGCCATCGGCAGGTCGCGCGACAGGATGGCACCGACGGCGAGCCGGCCGACGCCCGGCCAGGAGAAGATGGTTTCGGTGACCACCGCCCCGCCGAGCAGGAAGCCGGCCTGCAGGCCGATCAGGGTGACGACCGGTATGAGCGCGTTGCGCAGCACGTGGTGGATGACCACCACCCGCTCGGTCAGCCCCTTGGCGCGGGCCGTGCGCACATAGTCGGCGTTGAGAACCTCGAGCGCGGCGGTGCGCGTCATGCGTGCCACCGGGCCGATGAAGGTGAGGCCGAGCGTCAAGGCCGGCAGGGCGATGTGGGACAGGCCCTGCAGCGTCCAGATCGGCCCTTCACGGCCGAGGAACGGAAACAGCTCCCAGTGATAGCCGAGCCACATGATCAGCATCAGGCCGATGAAGAAGACCGGCGTGGAGACGCCCGCCACCGAAATGGCGATGATGAGCCGGTCGATCCACCGGCCGCGATTGACCGCCGCCACCGTGCCGAGCGCGATGCCGATCGGGACCGACCAGATCAGGCAGGCGACCATCAGCTCGGCGGTCGGGCCGATGGCGTCGGCCAGCTCCGATATGACCGGCGTGTTGTTGATCATGGAATAGCCGAGGTCACCCTGCAGGACCCGGCCGATATAGAGGCCGAACTGCACGATGAGCGGCCGGTTGAGGCCCATCTCCTGGCGGATCTGCTCGAGCACCTCCGGGGTCGCCTGCGGCCCGCCGATGACCTGGGCGACGTCGCCCGGCACGAGCTGCAGGAGGAGGAAGCCGAGCAGCAGCACCCCGAAGAGCACGGGCACCGACAGGACGATCCGCTTGAGGATATGGCCACCCATGGACGTCAGCCCCGCCACTCGCCGGTCGCATCGTGGACGCAGGCGCCGCCCAGGATGGTCAGGTCGCAGCGCGTGCCGGTGAGGATCTCCTCGGGCGTCGCGGTCGTCATGTCCCGCGAAAAGACGGCAACGTCCGCGGCCTGGCCGGGACGCAGCGTGCCGCGATGGTCCTCGCACTTGTTCACATAGGCGCCGAACTCGGTATAGGCCTGGATGGCGCGCTCGATGGAGATCCTCTCGGAGGCGCCGATCACCGTGCCGCGCGAGGTCTTGCGCGTCAGCATCTGGTAGAAGTTCGGGTAGATGTTGGCATCGCAGACCGGGGCATCGGTCGAGGCCGCCGGCTTGAAGCCGAGCTCGATCCAGGTCTTCATCGGATAGCTCGTTTCCGGCCGCTCGTCGGGCATGACGGACCGGTAGAGATCGCCGAAATCATAGAGGAAGACCGGCTGCGGCACCGGCTCGATGCCGGCCCGGCGCATGCGCCGCATCTGGTCCATGGTGTTGAAGCCGCAATGCTCGATGCGATGCCGGCGGTCGGCATCGGGATATTTGGCGAGCGCCTTTTCCATGGAGGAGAGGGTCTGCTCGATGGCGGCATCGCCAATGGCGTGCACCGCGAGCTGATAACCCTTGGCATGGACCTCGAGGGTCGCCTCCTCCATCTCCCTGTCGGTGAGGCAGAAGATGCCGTGGGTCTCCTCCTCGCCCGCATAGACGCGCGACATGGCCGCGGTCTTGCCGCCGGCCGAACCGTCGGTGAAGATCTTCACCGGCCCGACGCGCAGCATGTCGTCGCCGGCGCCGGTCACCAGTCCGTCGGCGTAGCACTGGTCGAGAATGCCGTCCGGGCTCGCCAGGATGCACTGGGTGACTCGGAGCGGCTGGCGGCCGGTGCGAACGGCGGTGCGGTAGGCGGCGATCTCGCGATATTTGGAGCGCATGCCGACGGCGGCGTCCATGGTGCTGGTGATGCCGAATGAATTCATGTAGCGCCCGCCGCGTTCGATGGCGGCGACGAGATCCTCGCTGGTCGGATCGGGCAGCACGGCCTTGACCGGGGCGCGGCCGTTCTCGGCCATCAGGCCGGTCAGTTCGCCATTGACCTGCTCGATGGCGCCGCCGGCCGGCACCGGCGTCTCGCGGGTGACGCCGGCGAGCTTCAGCGCCATCGAATTGACGACCGCGAGATGGCCGCAGGCACGCACGAGATAGACCGGATTGTCGGGGGCGGCCGCGTCGAGCTCGGTGCGGTGCGGATGGCGCTTCACGTCGAGCTCGAACTGGTCGTAGCCGCGCGCCATGATCCATTCGCCCGGCTTCTTGCGCGCCGCCTCGGCGCGGATCAGGCCGAGCAGGTCGTCGAGGGTCCGCGCATTGTGCGGCCGGGCGTCGATCTCGGCCATGGCGAGGCCGAGCGGCAGGAGATGGGCGTGGGCCTCGAACAGGCCGGGGGTGGCAAGCCGCCCGTTCAGCTCGACCACGCGGGTCGCCGGCCCGATCAGCGGCTCCATGTCGGACGACGACCCGACCGCCAGCACCTTGCCGGACCACAAGGCCACCGCTTCGGCCATCGGCTCGCCATAAGCCACAAAAACCCGGCCGCCACGCAGCACCACATCGGCCTTGGGAAGGATCGGCATCGGTAACTCCACTGGAAAGGCGCGCACAGTCTCATGCGCGATTTTTCGGCAGCAAGGGGGGTTGGCGCCGGTCTCCCCTTCGCATCGCCGGGGCCCGTGCCGGAATTTGATACTCTTGGAACCCGCCCCCGAGAAATAAAACGGTCGTATTGGATGTCGATACAAAACAGACTCTTCCGCGGGGCGTCAAGGTGCTGTCACAGATCATCCCCTGCCGGATATCCACAGCCGCGCCGGATGGCCGTGAGACGATCCGCCGCGCCCCCGCTCTGCCGTCCGGGGCGCCTCCACTCCAAGATTTCTGCCGGATTTCGCCCCGCCGCCGGCTTGGGGCCCAGGCGATGGATGCAGTGCAATGGCACGGAAACCCGCCACGCCTAGCGTCGCGCCGTGGCGTCGCCGGGCATGCGGCGCGAGGCATGGAGTTGTCGTCGATGGCATTTTCGACTGCGAGATCGGGCTGCCAGGCACTGGTGGCAGCCTGCTCCCTGATCATGGCGGCACCTGCGGCCGAGGCGCAGCAGGCCCGGCCGCCCGCGGCGCGCGCGGCGGACGTCGTGGTGATCCATGGCGGCAGCCTGCCGATGCGCAATCTCCATGCGACCCCGGTCGGCGAACCGGCCTGGGGGCCGGACCGTCTCGGCGGCCGGACGCTCGCGATCGGCGAGCGCCGGCAGCTGAGGCTCGATGCCGGGCGGCAGTGCCGCTACGACCTGCGCGCCGTCTATGACGGCGGCCGCGAGGAGACCCGTTTCGGCGTCGATTTCTGCCGGCAGCCCGAGATCACGCTCGATGGCCGTGCGGAAACGACGGCGGACGACCTGCGGCGCCAGGGGCCGGTCGGGCTGTTCGCCGCGCGCAACCGCACCGGCAGAGCCATGATGACGCTGACGCTAAGGTGGTACGAGCGCAACGGCCATGACGGCGAGGATCTGCTGGGCGCCGCGCCTCTGGCCGCCGGCGCCACCATCACCGCGCGCTTCCCGCGCGCCAAAGGCTGCATCTACGACCTCATTGCCGGCATCGAGACCGAAGGCCCGCCCCGGCTTCTGGAACGCGTCAACCTCTGCACCCGTCGCGAAGTGGTTTTTGGGCCGAGGCACCAGAGCACGGCGCCGGCGCGCGCGCGGGGCGGCGGCACGCGCGAGTAGCACCGGTCGCGGGCCGAGGCGGCCTGGAGAACTGCATATAGCGCGGCCATGGTTCGAGGCCCGCGCCGGGGCGCGGGCCTCGAACCACGTCAGGCCAAGATGCAGCGCTTTTTCCCTTCATCGCGGGCGGATTGCGCTCCCCTCAAACCCCGTTCGGTGGCCGCAGGCGCGCCATGCAATGGACGTCGGCAAAGGCGCCGTTCCGGAACGACGCGGCCTTGTGGGTGCCCTCGATCTCGAAACCGAACCTCCTGTAGAGCGCGA
This portion of the bacterium YEK0313 genome encodes:
- the oppF_4 gene encoding Oligopeptide transport ATP-binding protein OppF: MNGPEQAGAPLLVVENLAKHFPVGGGFLSRGTGVVKAVDGVSFTLRRGETLALVGESGCGKSTTGRLVLRLLEPTGGRVAIDGVEIAGLSKQELRTLRRRMQIVFQDPFASLNPRMTIGDILAEPLLLHGLADKANVEAKVKELLAIVGLAAAYSERFPHEFSGGQRQRIGVARALATRPDLIVCDEPVSALDVSIQAQVVNLLQDLQARFGMSYLFIAHDLAVVRHIADRVAVMYLGRIVEIADKSVLYSAPKHPYTRALLAAAPVPRPGAREERVLLSGDVPSPVKPPPGCTFHPRCQFATDRCKTEAPAPRTFPDGATVACHHVETLPAAAPLVSEAEPPVVARRMAVLAAAKAAAAA
- the oppD_4 gene encoding Oligopeptide transport ATP-binding protein OppD, which encodes MPDETVTAADVVLDVRDLKTHFKTERGFFRAVDGVSFQVARGRTLAVVGESGCGKSVTSLSIMGLVPEPPGIKAGGEILFEGQDLLTKTRAELEEIRGARIAMIFQEPMTSLNPVYRVGDQIVEGLVKHRGLSARAARERAIEMLRLVRIPSPETRVDAYPHEMSGGMRQRVMIAIALACEPQVLIADEPTTALDVTIQAQVLDLMRDLKSRLGTAIILITHDLGVVAEMADDVVVMYAGKVVERASVAALFDDAQHPYTLGLLASVPRLDADQERLQTIEGMVPTPETMPTGCRFAPRCTLASDRCLSEMPPLRDIRPGHQVACWKAPIDEVAA
- a CDS encoding 8-oxoguanine deaminase — translated: MPVTLVKSAAWVVAYDGEKHTYLRDADVAFDGDKIVHVGPGFAGQAATTIDGSGLLVMPGLVNVHSHPASEPMTKGWNDELGSEKLYQSSLYEFMPLFRADAGGAPDPEAIPASATVAYSELLMSGVTTLVDMSVAWDGWLDHFAASGLRGVLSPMYRSGRWFTRNGHIVEYEWDKDGGAKPMAAAMAVLDAAVKHPSGRMSGMVSPSQIDTCTPELIQASFEEAKRRNLPFQIHAAQSVVEFHEMTRRHGMTPIEWLGSLGVLSDRTLIGHSIFLDHHTSAHWPRRDDLQDLVDTDTTVAHCPTVFQRRGITLQTFGEYVRRGINMAVGTDTYPHNMIEEMRHVAIMSRVVGEDCYDVRTADVFNAATLGGAKALGRSDIGRIAVGAKADIVLVDVTHPAMRPVRDPVRSMVYAAAERAIRTVFVDGHKVVDEGRVLTMDYPAAAARLEQAQRQAEIGVKTLDWAKRDHLTISPLMFPAGKGA
- the gsiB_6 gene encoding Glutathione-binding protein GsiB precursor, whose translation is MTIRSMALWATALAGALTVAAPAVAQQNTLTIVREVDSDRYDPHRSTARSASEVLFMLADTLVSLDHDMVTIKPGLAESWTVSADGKVYTFKLRNDVQFCDGKKMTAADVVYSIKRWIDPATRSPVSWRAGPVEDVVAIDDTTVEYRLKAPFSELLYQLTQSFAVVIDKANVEALGNDYGVRGFNGTGPYCWVDWRPRNDLRMRRHDAYRWGPPIYENRGPAHIQEIVWRIVPEENTRLAAVLTGQTQATQYIPYSGLAQIRANRNLRVVENPAAFWTAFIGFKVDKPGMDDPAVRRAIVMAVDQEAISRDLNFGETEPAYSYIHQAATDWDKRNDSILIRTNVDEANRILDAAGWVRGSDGFRTKNGQRLSPVVYGFTGSTWQKLMETVQGDLRKIGVDLRIQLFDATVAWGKMATQEFDLFGMSYPYITAGDALNLYFRSSNIPTPNRMNWRNADTDRLLLAGSAAVSEADRAAAYSQVLRQVHEAAVWIPLYHEPMKIAASNRLAPFRAHNIYGSGFYKGLDLRFVR
- the gsiD_5 gene encoding Glutathione transport system permease protein GsiD, which produces MTAVNPTIASAPRRTSALRRLFRDRLALAAAIILALIVLAALFAPWLVPNDPYLTNTRLRMLPPVWEARGQWKYVLGTDGLGRCMLSRLLYGTQATLLMGLASTIIGGGIGLVVGLLAAYYKKLDGWLMQLSDVLLSFPAILLGLAFAAAVGPGMTAVIVALSVATIPTVTRVTRGSALVVMGQDFIEAGRSIGLSDTTILIRYLALNCVSSVFVYLTLRFGQVILLGSALSFLGLGAQPPVAELGTMASAGRNELFLAPHIAVIPSLVIVIMVLCANVLGDALRDLLDPRLRNG
- the gsiC_5 gene encoding Glutathione transport system permease protein GsiC, which encodes MGGHILKRIVLSVPVLFGVLLLGFLLLQLVPGDVAQVIGGPQATPEVLEQIRQEMGLNRPLIVQFGLYIGRVLQGDLGYSMINNTPVISELADAIGPTAELMVACLIWSVPIGIALGTVAAVNRGRWIDRLIIAISVAGVSTPVFFIGLMLIMWLGYHWELFPFLGREGPIWTLQGLSHIALPALTLGLTFIGPVARMTRTAALEVLNADYVRTARAKGLTERVVVIHHVLRNALIPVVTLIGLQAGFLLGGAVVTETIFSWPGVGRLAVGAILSRDLPMAQGSILVLAISFIVINLAVDLLYGVLDPRVGKR
- the nfdA_2 gene encoding N-substituted formamide deformylase precursor, whose protein sequence is MPILPKADVVLRGGRVFVAYGEPMAEAVALWSGKVLAVGSSSDMEPLIGPATRVVELNGRLATPGLFEAHAHLLPLGLAMAEIDARPHNARTLDDLLGLIRAEAARKKPGEWIMARGYDQFELDVKRHPHRTELDAAAPDNPVYLVRACGHLAVVNSMALKLAGVTRETPVPAGGAIEQVNGELTGLMAENGRAPVKAVLPDPTSEDLVAAIERGGRYMNSFGITSTMDAAVGMRSKYREIAAYRTAVRTGRQPLRVTQCILASPDGILDQCYADGLVTGAGDDMLRVGPVKIFTDGSAGGKTAAMSRVYAGEEETHGIFCLTDREMEEATLEVHAKGYQLAVHAIGDAAIEQTLSSMEKALAKYPDADRRHRIEHCGFNTMDQMRRMRRAGIEPVPQPVFLYDFGDLYRSVMPDERPETSYPMKTWIELGFKPAASTDAPVCDANIYPNFYQMLTRKTSRGTVIGASERISIERAIQAYTEFGAYVNKCEDHRGTLRPGQAADVAVFSRDMTTATPEEILTGTRCDLTILGGACVHDATGEWRG